One part of the Schistocerca piceifrons isolate TAMUIC-IGC-003096 chromosome 7, iqSchPice1.1, whole genome shotgun sequence genome encodes these proteins:
- the LOC124805455 gene encoding uncharacterized protein LOC124805455 → MVDRFTRWPEATPVADVTAETVATAFVDTWVARFGCPSHVTTDRGRQFDCALFTHVARLCGTRLHRTTSYHPASNGMVERFHRTLKAALTCHDTSWPEALPLVLLGLRVTPKEEIGASPADLVYGQSLTIPGDFVEDASLPRDAVAPTLAERLRSHMAGLRAHAPTRHGTGKIFVHADLQRCTHVMLRTDAVRPPLRPPYSGPHRVIARGGKTLVLECNGKPSTVSVDRVKPAYVLPAPSATHFFDPAEDLFTDDTPSASGQTEPAPGAAGDAQLQPAVIAPPRAPPSTTPRQLVRPPGPRPPQAHRSPPPQPPADYVTRAGCRVRFKQPCCVASAPRHPNRQSRV, encoded by the coding sequence atggtggaccgcttcactcgctggccggaagcaacgcccgtcgcggacgtcacagccgagaccgtcgccaccgcattcgtcgacacctgggtggcacgcttcggatgtcccagtcacgtgacaactgatcgcggccgccagtttgactgcgcgttgttcacgcacgtcgccagactgtgtggcacccggttacacaggacaaccagctaccatccggcgtcgaatggcatggtcgaacggttccacaggactctcaaagccgctctaacctgccacgacacctcatggccagaggcgctcccactggtgctgctcggcctgcgagTCACGCCGAAGGAGGAGATCGGCGCGTCACCTGCCGACCTCGTTTACGGGCAATCTCTGACAATCCCGGGCGATTTTGTCGAAGATGCAAGTCTCCCACGCGACGCCGTGGCACCCACTCTGGCGGAACGTCTGCGCAGTCACATGGCCGGCCTCCGAGCGCACGCACCGACGCGGCACGGCACCGGGAAGATATTCGTCCACGCCGACCTGCAGCGCTGCACGCACGTCATGTTGCGTACCGACGCAGTACGGCCACCTCTCCGACCGCCCTACAGTGGGCCGCACCGCGTGATCGCCCGAGGAGGCAAAACGCTGGTCCTCGAGTGCAACGGAAAGCCGTCGACAGTGTCAGTCGACCGCGTCAAACCAGCCTACGTCTTGCCCGCTCCATCAGCCACGCATTTCTTCGACCCGGCAGAAGATCTGTTCACGGACGACACTCCCTCTGCCAGCGGTCAGACGGAACCCGCACCCGGAGCCGCCGGTGACGCACAGCTGCAGCCTGCTGTCATCGCGCCGCCACGTGCGCCTCCCTCCACCACGCCCAGGCAGCTGGTACGGCCGCCCGGACCGCGCCCACCACAGGCGCACCGGTCGCCCCCACCACAGCCGCCAGCGGACTACGTCACGCGCGCCGGCTGCCGCGTCCGATTCAAACAGCCGTGCTGCGTCGCCAGCGCGCCACGACACCCAAACCGGCAATCACGCGTCTGA